One part of the Apus apus isolate bApuApu2 chromosome 11, bApuApu2.pri.cur, whole genome shotgun sequence genome encodes these proteins:
- the MTSS2 gene encoding protein MTSS 2 yields the protein MVAPGQCWDGITRKALGLILLEWPHQDGIRMALGWPPQHLSPVPVPPEAPHSGLGGSPDHPGALRGLRESSYPIWEDFNSKATKLHSQLRTTVLAAVAFLDAFQKVADMATNTREPSGAFP from the exons ATGGTGGCACCAGGACAGTGCTGGGATGGCATCACCAGGAAGGCACTGGGACTGATCTTGCTGGAATGGCCTCACCAGGATGGCATCAGGATGGCACTGGGGTGGCCTCCCCAGCACCTGAgtcctgtccctgtccccccagAAGCACCCCATTCAGGCCTGGGGGGGTCCCCAGACCACCCTGGGGCTCTCAGAGGCCTTAGGGAG AGCTCCTACCCCATCTGGGAGGACTTCAACTCGAAGGCCACCAAGCTGCACTCCCAGCTGAG GACCACGGTGCTGGCCGCAGTTGCCTTCCTGGATGCCTTCCAGAAAGTGGCCGACATGGCCACCAACACCAGAG aACCATCAGGAGCCTTCCCATAA